GGCGCTTGGCCTCGCTCTTATATCCAGCCTCATAGAGCTCATCGACAAGGTTGAGGGGTTCATACAGTACAATGCCCCCGTCAGCTCCCTCCTCCTCTATTCGGCGCTCAATATCCCGCGGTATCTGGTGTACCTCATGCCGGTGGCGGCCCTCATGAGCTGCCTCTTTGTTTTCGGCCAGGCAGGCAGAAGGAAAGAGACCGTAGCTGTCAAGGCATCGGGCGGCAGCACAAAAGAACTCATGAAACCATTTATCTTTACGGGCATTGTCCTCTGCGTTGTCGGCCTTCTCATGAGTGAGTTCGTTGCTCCTGATCTGACGAGACGTGCCCATAAACTCAAGGACACTGTCACGAAGAGAGAGAATGTCTCGGCATTCAAAGAGGGAACTGCCTGGCTGAGGGCCCGGGACTGTATCATCAAGATAGACCTCTATCTGCCTGATAAGGGGCTCATTAAGGGTGTCAGTATTATGAGGCTCCGGGATGATCTCCTTACCGAGCGGATTGAGGCCGAATCAGGCGAATGGCGTCCTGTGTGGGGCTCGCGCGACCAGGAAAGGAGTGAGAAACTTGAGAGCACCGGGACCTCGAAGGATGTCCGTGGCACATGGTACCTCGAAGGGGTAACGGACTACGACATAAAGACCGGGGAAGTCAAGAAACTCAAGGAGATGCAGTCCGACATCATCGACTCACCAAACGTCATTGGTAAGGGGATGCAGCAGCCGGAAGAAATGAATGTGAGGGAGCTTTTTGCATACACGAAGAGACTGAAGGAAGCTGGGGTAAAAAATACCAAGCTCCTCGTGGATATCTATTCACGGTTGTCTTATCCGCTCATCAATGTCATCATGCTTGTCGTCGGAATCTCGCTGGCGACGAGGGGAGAGATAAAAAGCGGCCTCGTCACTACCGCCATCGGGATATTCATAAGCCTCCTCTACTGGCTGGGATTTACGGCGTCCCTCGCTATGGGATATACGGGGATTCTCAGACCGATTTTTGCAGCGTGGCTTGTCCCCCTCCTTTTTTGCGGCGCGGCCCTTTATCTCTTCAGAGGAATACCTGAGTAAATGGATCTACCTTGCGCCCTTTTCGAACGTCTCACTCGTATTCCCACAGCGACGGTCCGCTTCCCTTGAGACTTATTACGTATGCCCTCACTTCGTCCCGGTAAGACTTGCGCAGATGCCTTGCCTTGTCCCCGATCGCGTATTTCACGTCGTCAAGCTGACACACGGGCATAACCTCCATCGTCGTATTCGTTATGAAGACCTCCCCTGCAGCATACAGGTCTTCCCTCGTAAACTCGCCTTCCTCGACCGCCATGCCCTCCCTCACCGCCAGGTCAAGAACAACCTTCCTCGTAATCCCGTCAAGGATCCCGCACCCAAGAGAAGGCGTGCGAAGGACACCATCCCTGAAAAAGAATATGTTGCTGATGGTCCCTTCCGTGACATGTCCCGAGACATTGAGCATCACGGCTTCGTATGCCCCATGGTTCTTCGCCTCTATCTTCGCAAGAATGTTATTGAGAAAATTCAGCGATTTTAACTGGGGATTCAGGGCATCGCTCAGGTTTCTCCTTGTCCCCGCTATGATGAGTCTGATCCCGTGCTCATACAGCGATCTCGGGTAACCCTTCATCTCCTCCGCGATGATAACGAAGGTCGGCTCTTTACAGAGTTCGGGGTCGAGTCCGATAGGTCCGTACCCCCGTGAAAGGGTAATTCTTATATAGGCGTTTTTCAGGGCGTTCGCCTCAAGGGTCTCGTAGATCGCAGTCTTCATCTCATCGGCGTCTTTCGGCATCGTAAGCCCGATCATCGACGCAGAGCGATACAATCTCATGAGATGTTCATCAAGGAGAAAGATGACGTCGTCGTACGCCCGCACCGTCTCGTAAATGCCGTCACCATAGAGAAACCCATGGTCAAATACCGAGACCCTGGCCTCTGCCTTTGGAACAAGCCGGTCATTGAGATAGACAAACATGATAAGAAGTATACCATGAAGACAGGCGAAGTTCCTGGTGTGGTTCTTCAGCCTTCGGAAGGGGAGCGCTATGCTATCAGTTTGTCGAAGGGATAGCTTTTCAGGTAGGTGAGAAACTCGTCCACTGCGTGGGACGCGATGGCATTTTTATGAAAGAGCAGGGAGAAGTCCCTGAGGAATTTCTCCTCCTTCACACTCAGCAATCTGAGCGTGCCGTACTTATTCTCTTTCCTGGCAGCCCATCGGGAGACGATCGAGATGCCGATACCGCTTTCCACGGCCTCTTTGATTGCCTGCGTGCTCCCGAGCACCATCGATACCTTCATGTCATGGGTGCTTATACCGTGCCTGTTGAGGTATTTTTCCACGATCTGGCGTGTCCCCGATCCTTCCTCCCTCAGGATAAAGGGTTCCTTGGCGAGATCAAAGATTGAAATCTCTCTCTTCTTCGACCACGGATGCATGGCTGAAACGATCACGACAAGTTCGTCCTGAATGAGTTTCTCGATGATGACCTTCTGTTTTGTCACATCGCCTTCGACAAGGCCGATGTCGATGTTCCCTGAATTCAGGAGTTCCACGACCCGCTTCGTATTGCCCACGAGGAGGTGGACCTTGATCTTCGGATGGTTCCTCTTGAAATCCGTCATAACGGCAGGCACCACGTGATTGCCGATCGTCGTGCTTGCGCCGATGCTGATACTGCCCTTGACGAGACCCGTCAGTTCACCGATATTTTTTGAGGCAGCGGCATAGAGGGCGAGGATCTCCTTCGCATACTTATAGAGGATCTCTCCTGCCGGTGTGAGCACGACGGTATTGGAGGACCTGTCGAAGAGCTTCGTCTCGTAAAGTTCCTCGAGGGCCTGTATCTGGAGGCTCACGGCTGGCTGAGTAAGGTGGATGATCTCTGACGCCTTTGAGAAACTGTTTGTCTCGGCAACGGTGCAAAAAACCTTCAGTTTATGATCTTCCATAATCATTAATTTTTCTTATGAGATTATAATGATCGCTATCGCGGAAAGTCAAGACAGGAACGGTCGAACCGGATACGGGGACTGACGTCAGGCGGGCCCGATGTCCCCTTTCCAGTAGAGAATCCTGCTGCACTGTGGACACTGAATGGTCTTTTCGCCTTTTTTCAGCTCCACGAAAAGCTGCGGGGGGATGTTCATGTGGCATCCCTGACAGACCTCACCCCGGGCTTCGACAACAGCCAATCTCCCCGTTGATTCAAGAACCTTGAGATAGAGTTCAAAGGCTTCCCTGTCAATCTGCGCAACGCTCTTGTCCCTTTGGGCCTTCAATCCCTCCAGTTCCCTTTCAGCCTCCGCCACCTCCCGAGCGAGTTGTTTCCTGAATATTTCCACCTTCTCCTTTTCGGCTTTGACCTTTTCCTCTTCGGCAGCAAGGTCTCTGTGAGCTCCATCGAGGGATTCCATGGATATGAGGATTTCATCTTCTATGCTGCCCCGCTCCTTCTCGGCCGTCGCTATTTCCTTCAGGTGAGCCTGGTATTCCTTGTTGTTCTTTATTTCGGAGACCCGGGCCTTCAACTTCTTAATCCGCTCGCCGATTTCATCGAGGGCCCGCTCTTTCTCCCGTTTCTTTTTCTCGAGGACATCGCACCTCTGCTTCTGCTTGTCATAATGGAGCTGAGCGTCTCTCAGGCCGTGCTCAACGGATGAAATTTTTCTGGGGATCGCGCTCATGAGGTCAGCCTTGCTCAGTATAGCGGAATCTATTCTCTGGAGCTCCGCAAGAAGTCTCAGTTGTTCCTTCACATACCCTCCGCTTCGCTGCTGGTGGGCCCACCAGGACTCGAACCTGGGACCAACCGGTTATGAGCCGGTAGCTCTACCAACTGAGCTATGGGCCCGAAAGAGATTTCATGAGTGAGCATGCACACGATAGGACTTTTTTCGGTTCGC
This portion of the Thermodesulfovibrionales bacterium genome encodes:
- a CDS encoding LptF/LptG family permease → MTIIQRYYLKEFFRLFAILALGLALISSLIELIDKVEGFIQYNAPVSSLLLYSALNIPRYLVYLMPVAALMSCLFVFGQAGRRKETVAVKASGGSTKELMKPFIFTGIVLCVVGLLMSEFVAPDLTRRAHKLKDTVTKRENVSAFKEGTAWLRARDCIIKIDLYLPDKGLIKGVSIMRLRDDLLTERIEAESGEWRPVWGSRDQERSEKLESTGTSKDVRGTWYLEGVTDYDIKTGEVKKLKEMQSDIIDSPNVIGKGMQQPEEMNVRELFAYTKRLKEAGVKNTKLLVDIYSRLSYPLINVIMLVVGISLATRGEIKSGLVTTAIGIFISLLYWLGFTASLAMGYTGILRPIFAAWLVPLLFCGAALYLFRGIPE
- the ilvE gene encoding branched-chain-amino-acid transaminase, whose product is MFVYLNDRLVPKAEARVSVFDHGFLYGDGIYETVRAYDDVIFLLDEHLMRLYRSASMIGLTMPKDADEMKTAIYETLEANALKNAYIRITLSRGYGPIGLDPELCKEPTFVIIAEEMKGYPRSLYEHGIRLIIAGTRRNLSDALNPQLKSLNFLNNILAKIEAKNHGAYEAVMLNVSGHVTEGTISNIFFFRDGVLRTPSLGCGILDGITRKVVLDLAVREGMAVEEGEFTREDLYAAGEVFITNTTMEVMPVCQLDDVKYAIGDKARHLRKSYRDEVRAYVISLKGSGPSLWEYE
- a CDS encoding C4-type zinc ribbon domain-containing protein codes for the protein MKEQLRLLAELQRIDSAILSKADLMSAIPRKISSVEHGLRDAQLHYDKQKQRCDVLEKKKREKERALDEIGERIKKLKARVSEIKNNKEYQAHLKEIATAEKERGSIEDEILISMESLDGAHRDLAAEEEKVKAEKEKVEIFRKQLAREVAEAERELEGLKAQRDKSVAQIDREAFELYLKVLESTGRLAVVEARGEVCQGCHMNIPPQLFVELKKGEKTIQCPQCSRILYWKGDIGPA
- a CDS encoding selenium metabolism-associated LysR family transcriptional regulator; the encoded protein is MEDHKLKVFCTVAETNSFSKASEIIHLTQPAVSLQIQALEELYETKLFDRSSNTVVLTPAGEILYKYAKEILALYAAASKNIGELTGLVKGSISIGASTTIGNHVVPAVMTDFKRNHPKIKVHLLVGNTKRVVELLNSGNIDIGLVEGDVTKQKVIIEKLIQDELVVIVSAMHPWSKKREISIFDLAKEPFILREEGSGTRQIVEKYLNRHGISTHDMKVSMVLGSTQAIKEAVESGIGISIVSRWAARKENKYGTLRLLSVKEEKFLRDFSLLFHKNAIASHAVDEFLTYLKSYPFDKLIA